Proteins encoded together in one Neobacillus sp. FSL H8-0543 window:
- a CDS encoding class I SAM-dependent methyltransferase, which yields MKMDKILPFTKNLLKKAVKSGEIVVDATVGNGHDTLFLAELVGESGRVFGFDVQEQAISATKERLSQYGYLERVTIFHTGHEQLEKMIPSEYHGKITGAVFNLGYLPNSDKSIFTRPESTISAVEQMISVLAPEGIIVLVIYHGFPEGAVERDALLSYCQQIDQKTAHVLKYQYINQQNNPPFIIAIEKI from the coding sequence ATGAAGATGGATAAAATCCTCCCTTTTACTAAGAACTTACTTAAGAAAGCAGTAAAAAGTGGAGAAATTGTTGTCGATGCTACAGTAGGAAATGGCCATGATACATTATTTTTAGCCGAACTTGTTGGAGAATCGGGCAGAGTTTTTGGGTTTGATGTTCAGGAGCAAGCAATTTCTGCAACGAAGGAACGATTGAGCCAGTACGGATACCTTGAACGAGTAACTATTTTTCATACAGGACATGAACAACTTGAAAAAATGATACCTTCAGAATATCATGGGAAAATAACGGGGGCTGTTTTTAATTTAGGTTATTTGCCAAATAGTGATAAATCGATTTTCACAAGACCAGAGTCAACGATTTCAGCTGTTGAACAGATGATTTCTGTCTTGGCGCCAGAAGGGATTATTGTCCTTGTGATTTATCACGGCTTTCCCGAAGGTGCTGTTGAGCGCGATGCTTTACTAAGCTATTGCCAACAGATTGATCAAAAGACAGCGCATGTTTTAAAATATCAGTATATTAACCAACAAAATAATCCGCCCTTTATCATTGCAATCGAGAAAATCTAA
- a CDS encoding YtzC family protein, translated as MATRDSMSELMQQCEDAIRYAQDEFKESSLQEHYNDDDYTTALQRLEQTYQDIAKMAHSANAQQRDQLHRMRLQIQQMQNTMILQGGHTAGGRGEYS; from the coding sequence ATGGCTACTCGTGATTCAATGAGTGAGTTAATGCAGCAATGTGAGGATGCTATTCGATATGCCCAGGATGAATTTAAAGAAAGTAGCCTTCAGGAGCACTATAACGATGATGATTATACGACAGCGTTGCAGCGACTGGAACAAACATATCAGGATATTGCCAAGATGGCACATAGCGCCAACGCCCAGCAGCGGGATCAGCTTCATCGGATGAGGCTTCAGATACAGCAGATGCAAAATACGATGATTTTACAGGGAGGCCATACGGCAGGAGGAAGGGGAGAATACTCTTGA
- a CDS encoding ammonia-forming cytochrome c nitrite reductase subunit c552 → MKRFRYGAYLLLLTFVLIITGCSNDGESKTANASDSKETTGLSADEISNEAFKDLFPLQYNSYMKNEKMEDTTYGGSVKRSKYDPDKEPLLPVLFNGYGFAVEYNEDRGHTYALEDIKNVKRITDKSVGSCYTCKSTAVPQMLEEMGDDYWGANFNSEIWTKGEAMGHSPIGCSDCHDPETMDLRITRPSFTKGLESQGIDVSNPTKNDMRSYVCGQCHVEYHFAASNSEVIFPWAEGFKPEDIYEYYNTIAKENGFEKDWISNISGAPMLKAQHSEFETHAQGTHGKANVSCADCHMPFERVDGKRKITSHWWTSPLKTMDTSCGQCHGDRDLDKLKDRVADIQETNFSALHEAQNISTTAHYYVNKMITSGVSEDKIKQAQEFVRKGQWFWDFVAAENSSGFHNPQGSMDSLRESTVQSNNAIRLATEELVKKGVDMKELDQEIEKVKKAVQAETDNFKKKDHAVNSYFPAQQPVAPAVKK, encoded by the coding sequence ATGAAGAGGTTCCGTTATGGGGCATACCTCCTTCTGTTGACATTTGTCCTAATCATTACAGGTTGTAGTAATGACGGTGAGAGCAAAACAGCAAATGCATCAGATTCCAAGGAGACTACAGGCCTTTCTGCAGATGAGATAAGCAATGAAGCGTTCAAAGATTTATTTCCGCTTCAATATAATAGCTATATGAAAAATGAAAAAATGGAAGACACAACTTACGGCGGTTCAGTAAAACGTAGCAAGTACGATCCGGATAAAGAGCCACTACTACCAGTACTTTTCAACGGATATGGTTTCGCTGTTGAATATAATGAGGACCGCGGTCATACGTACGCACTTGAAGACATAAAAAATGTTAAACGTATTACTGATAAATCAGTTGGTTCATGCTATACGTGTAAATCTACTGCAGTCCCACAAATGCTTGAAGAAATGGGCGACGACTATTGGGGGGCAAATTTTAATAGTGAGATTTGGACGAAAGGTGAAGCAATGGGCCACTCGCCAATCGGCTGTTCTGATTGTCATGATCCAGAGACAATGGATTTACGCATCACTCGTCCTAGCTTCACGAAAGGTTTAGAATCCCAAGGTATTGATGTTTCTAATCCGACTAAGAACGATATGCGTAGCTATGTTTGCGGTCAGTGTCACGTGGAATATCATTTTGCTGCTAGTAATAGTGAAGTTATCTTCCCATGGGCTGAAGGCTTCAAACCAGAAGATATATATGAATACTATAATACAATTGCTAAAGAAAACGGCTTCGAAAAAGACTGGATTAGCAATATTTCAGGAGCGCCAATGTTAAAGGCACAGCACTCTGAATTCGAAACACATGCACAAGGCACACACGGAAAAGCAAACGTTAGCTGCGCAGATTGCCATATGCCGTTTGAGCGTGTTGATGGAAAGAGAAAGATTACATCCCACTGGTGGACTTCACCGCTTAAAACAATGGACACATCTTGCGGACAATGTCACGGTGACCGTGATTTAGATAAATTAAAAGACCGTGTTGCTGACATACAAGAAACGAACTTTAGTGCTTTACATGAAGCACAGAATATATCAACAACTGCACATTATTATGTAAACAAAATGATTACTTCTGGTGTAAGCGAAGACAAGATCAAGCAAGCACAGGAATTTGTCCGTAAGGGTCAATGGTTCTGGGATTTTGTTGCAGCAGAAAATTCTTCAGGCTTCCACAATCCACAAGGATCAATGGATTCATTAAGAGAATCAACTGTTCAATCAAATAATGCGATTCGTCTTGCAACTGAAGAGTTAGTTAAAAAAGGTGTCGATATGAAGGAGCTTGACCAGGAAATTGAAAAGGTGAAAAAGGCTGTTCAGGCAGAAACAGATAACTTTAAGAAAAAAGACCATGCCGTAAATAGCTATTTCCCTGCACAACAACCAGTAGCACCAGCAGTAAAAAAATAG
- a CDS encoding TIGR01212 family radical SAM protein (This family includes YhcC from E. coli K-12, an uncharacterized radical SAM protein.) has translation MIQTNPFPYASDDKRYHTWNYHLRQQFGHKVFKVALDGGFDCPNRDGTVAHGGCTFCSASGSGDFAGNRVETLETQFQEIKEKMHTKWKDGKYMAYFQAFTNTHAPVDVLREKFETVLKQEGVVGLSIATRPDCLPDDVVEYLAELNERTYLWVELGLQTVHERTALLINRAHDFQCYVEGVNKLRKHGIRICSHIINGLPLESTEMMMKTAREVAKLDVQGIKIHLLHLLKGTPMVKQYEKGMLDFLSQEDYVNLVCDQLEILPPEMIVHRITGDGPIDLMVGPMWSVNKWEVLNAIDAELKRRDSYQGKFYQVSKAGI, from the coding sequence ATGATTCAGACCAACCCTTTTCCATATGCATCCGATGATAAACGATACCATACGTGGAATTACCACCTCCGCCAACAATTTGGCCATAAGGTTTTTAAGGTGGCTTTGGATGGCGGTTTTGACTGCCCAAACCGGGATGGCACTGTCGCACATGGCGGTTGTACATTTTGCAGCGCTTCCGGTTCCGGAGATTTTGCAGGTAACCGTGTCGAAACACTAGAAACACAATTTCAAGAAATCAAGGAAAAAATGCATACAAAATGGAAAGACGGGAAATACATGGCGTATTTTCAGGCATTCACAAACACACACGCGCCTGTTGATGTCCTTCGTGAAAAATTTGAAACAGTGCTTAAACAGGAGGGAGTTGTTGGATTATCCATCGCCACTCGACCTGATTGCCTCCCTGATGATGTTGTTGAATATTTAGCTGAGCTGAACGAAAGAACCTATCTTTGGGTAGAGCTTGGCTTACAAACCGTTCATGAACGGACTGCTCTTTTAATTAATCGTGCCCATGATTTCCAGTGCTATGTTGAAGGCGTCAATAAGCTAAGAAAACACGGGATCCGAATTTGCTCGCACATCATAAATGGCTTGCCGCTTGAATCTACTGAAATGATGATGAAAACAGCTCGTGAAGTGGCCAAGCTTGATGTCCAAGGAATAAAAATTCATTTACTGCATCTGCTCAAAGGTACACCGATGGTTAAACAATATGAAAAGGGCATGCTAGATTTTCTTTCTCAAGAGGATTATGTAAATTTAGTATGTGACCAATTGGAGATTTTACCGCCAGAAATGATTGTCCATCGCATTACTGGTGATGGACCGATTGATTTGATGGTCGGACCGATGTGGAGTGTAAACAAGTGGGAAGTACTTAATGCTATTGATGCGGAGCTAAAAAGACGAGACAGTTATCAAGGTAAATTTTATCAAGTGAGTAAAGCTGGGATTTAA
- a CDS encoding NapC/NirT family cytochrome c, producing the protein MFKKWFKKLMAIDKRVLLVVALLVGVALSFGTVKTMAYLDSPNFCQNCHTMENVYTSFVDSTHSELQCNDCHLPHESEVGKLFFKGRAGMTHIYYNTLGTEDIPDRIYATSRTMRVINQNCADCHASTVTNVSHDSKDNCMSCHQTVPHGADFKDDTFDKPAKSGDLLKIKGGF; encoded by the coding sequence ATGTTTAAAAAATGGTTCAAAAAATTGATGGCCATCGATAAAAGGGTGTTATTAGTAGTGGCTTTGTTAGTAGGTGTCGCTCTATCTTTCGGAACAGTAAAAACAATGGCTTACTTAGATTCCCCGAATTTCTGCCAAAATTGCCACACGATGGAAAATGTTTATACATCCTTCGTTGATTCCACTCACTCGGAGTTGCAGTGCAATGATTGCCACCTGCCGCATGAAAGTGAGGTAGGGAAATTATTTTTTAAAGGTCGCGCGGGTATGACTCATATCTACTACAATACTCTAGGTACTGAGGATATACCAGATCGGATTTATGCGACCTCACGTACGATGAGAGTCATTAATCAAAATTGTGCAGACTGTCATGCAAGTACGGTTACGAATGTATCACATGATTCTAAAGACAACTGTATGTCCTGTCACCAAACAGTACCACATGGAGCAGACTTTAAAGATGATACATTTGATAAGCCAGCTAAATCAGGCGATTTATTAAAAATTAAGGGAGGATTTTAA
- a CDS encoding glycogen biosynthesis protein GlgD yields the protein MKKRSKQQNPEQKTRNGINNQDLEAGKDFDIVKQAKKKYEDSGGQPVKSKFHQEKN from the coding sequence TTGAAAAAGCGCTCGAAACAACAAAATCCTGAACAAAAAACACGTAATGGAATCAATAATCAAGATCTTGAGGCGGGAAAAGATTTTGATATTGTAAAACAAGCAAAGAAGAAATATGAAGATTCAGGCGGACAGCCTGTAAAATCTAAATTCCATCAAGAAAAGAATTAA